In the genome of Natronorubrum daqingense, the window CGCATAATCAACTCGCGGAGGTCGTCGCCCCGTCGAACGGTCTGTCGAGCCTCATTGGACTCGAGTAAGAACGCGAAGAGATCGGCGAGTTCGGCGTCCTCGAGGTACGGATCGCCGTCGAATCGGACGGCACCGTCGTGGCGCTCGAGCGTGCGAGTGTAGGTTTCGCCGTCGAGAGCTAATTCGACGTGGCCCGACTCGGCGTCGCCCTTCAGCGACGGGCGGTCGCTACCGATCGCGGCCATGATGGACTGGAGAAACGACGTTCGGTTAGTCGCGTTCCGGCCAGTCAGGACGTTCACACCGGGTTCCAGCGTAACCTCGGTGGAATCGATCCCGCCGATTCGCTCGGCGGAGACAGTGATCGACGACGTAACTGACTCAGGTGGTGACACACGGGTTCGTTGTCTGTCGGAGTAAAAAATAGTATCGACTGGCGACTGCTGTCGAATTGTCGCCATCATCGATCGCGGCTGTTTCGTTCCGGTCAGGTGCTACCCGCCGGCTCGCAATCGCAGCCGCCTCGCTCGAGTAAGTCGACGATCGGATAGTCTGAGCCGCAGTTCTCACAGACGACGCGGACGTTGACGAACACCTCGTAGCTGCGGTCCGTGAGCCGGTCTGCGGTCACCAGTTCTTCGAGTGTGGCGTCCGTGACGACCTGCGTCCGGCCGGAGAGGCGTTCGATCGTGGTCCGCTTTCGCTCGAGGCGGTCGGTCGGGTCTTCGTCGGGGAGGGCAGCGTCGCGGACGGACGTCAGGTAGGTGTGGACCGCCTGATGCGTGACGAAGTGTGACTGGAGCGCCTCGACGTCGATTCCGGATCGTTCGAGGTCACGGCGCTTTCGGACGGTGTCGGACCGGGGGACGCTGTCGTCCGTCAGCGTCTCGTAGAGGTGACCGACGTCGGCGTCGGTGACGGATTCGCCCGCATCGATGAGTGCAGCCCTGAGAACGGCCCGGTTGAACAGGTCGGCCAGGTCGCGCAGACTCGTTCGCTCCGTTCCGTCACCGATCCACTCCGCCTCGAGGCGAGCGCCCCACTCCTCGAGTCCGTACTCGTCGATGATGCGTTCGACTTTCGTTCGTCGTCGCCCGCTCTCGTCCTCGCCCATACCAACTGAGACAGAAGCCGCCGATACAAGCGTTGTGGTTACGGGCGGAAAGTTCGGTGTACTCGGTCGGTTGCAATCCGCGCCGGTTCGGCGGTCGACACAGTAAGACTATCGGCTGACGCGGGTGCCGATAGACTGACGGTACAATTACAGACATATATTTGTAATGGGTGGCTGTGTTCGTATCGGTCGAACGGGAGTATTTCGATGATTTCCGTCAATTGGCCGCCGTGCTCGAACAATTCTATTCTCGCGCATTCGATGAGCCGTTCAACCCAACCGAACACTCGCGCTCTTTCGCCGTTGGGTGGTTTACTCCGAGAACAAGAGGTTGACTTCGACGGTGTTCGCCGCCGAGAGCAGTTGGTTGTGCAGTTCGTCGTGTTCCCACTCGTTCTCGAGGCGGTGTTGTGGGCCGGCGACCGTAATCGCGCCGTGGACCTCCCCCTCGTTCGAGAGTACCGGGGCACCGACGGCGCTAATACCGGGCAAGTACTCGCCGTGGCTGTACGCGATGCCGGTCTCGCGAATCGTCTCGAGTTCGATTTCCAGCGTCTCCCGGTCCGTAATGGTCTCTTCGGTGAACGCGGGGAGGCCCCACCCCTCGACGATCCGACTCACACGGTGGGATTCGAAATGGGCGAGCATCGCCTTTCCACCCGCAGAACAGTGGAGGTACGTCGGCGTCCCGACGGTGATACTCGAGGAAACGGAGCGTTCGCCATCACACGCGCGGATGATCGTTCCTAATCCGTTTTGTACGGTCGAACACAGCACTCGTTCACCGGTCCACTCGGCGAGGTCTTCGAGAGGGGTTTCGGACGCAGCGTGGAGTGGTTCGGCGTGTTTGACGTGCTCGCCAAACGAGAGGAATCGAAGGCTCAGACGATAGTCGGTTCCGTCCTGAACGACGTACCCTTTCGAAGAGAGTGTCGTCAAGTGAGCGTGTACCGTGCTTTTGGGGAGCCCCGTTCGCTCGGTCAGTTCGGTAACGCCTGCGCCTTCGGCCTGCCAGAGTGCCTCGAGGATGTCGAGCGTCTTGACGACCGCTTGAACCCGATCCACCTCGTCCGTGCCCTGGATTGTCATACCAATAGTTCCAGAGAGAGCGCTATAATTGTTCTGTTCTGTCGAACGGCGTAATCACAAAACACCCCGAAACCGGGCACCAATTGGCGCGACGACGGCCTGTGAGCCACGATAACACTTATGTAGTCGGTTCTGTCATATAGGATATGGACTTTAGCGAACCGTCCGAGGCAGTGCAGATTACCCAAGCGCTCGACGATTTCATCGATCAGGAAGTCTCCCCACTCGAGAGCGAGTACGAGGAGTTCCTCGGCCCGGATTACGAGAAACACATCGTCGACGAGAATCACCGACAGGTGCCCGAATATCGAGATATCGTCGAAACCATCCGGAAGAAATCGGTCGAGGCTGGGTTCTACGGGATGACGATGCCGGAAGAAGCGGGTGGCGGTGACGTCGATATCCTCACTCGAGCGATCGTCGGCGAGCACATGTCGAACCGACCGCCGGGCTTTCACAGTGCGATCTTCGGCGGTGCAGGCGGACCGACGCCCATTCTCCTCGCCTGCGACGAAGACCAGCGCGAAGAGTACCTGAAGCCACTGATGGACGGTGAGATCACGACCTGTTTCGCACTCACCGAGCCGGGTCACGGTAGCGACGCCCATTACATGGACACGACCGCCGAGAAAGACGGTGACGAGTGGGTGATTAGCGGCCAGAAGTGCTTCATCACGAACGGCCCCTACGCGGACTTCGTGATGGTCTTCGCGCGAACGAGCGGCGAAGATGGTGACCTCGGCGGGATCACGTGTTTCCTCGTCGACGCGGACAACCCCGGCTTCGAAGTCGGGACGATCCACCGCTCGATGGGAATGACCCCCGGCACGCACTCGGAACTGTACTTCAACGACTGTCGCGTCGGCGAGGACAAAGTCCTCGGCGAGGTCGACCGCGGTTTCCAGTCGGCGATGGACTGGATCGGCGGCGGCCGAATCAACATCGCCGCTGGCTCCGTCGGCACGGCGCAGTTCCTCCTCGACATGTCCGTCGAGTACGCCCGCGAGCGAGAGACCTTCGACAAACCGATCGGACACCGACAGGGCGTCTCCTTCCAACTCGCCGAACTCGCGACTGACATCGAGCAGGTCAGACAGCTCTATCGCTACGCCGCCTGGAAGATGGACGAGGGCGAGCGCGCACGCAAAGAGGAGTCTATGGCGAAGCTTCGCGGAGCACAACTCGCCAACGACGCCGCCGACATCGCGATGCAGGTCCACGGTGGTGCCGGCTTCATGAAGGAACTCCCGATCGAACGCAACTACCGCTCGGCTCGCGTCTTTCGCATCTTCGAAGGAACCGACGAGATCCAAAAGCGCACGATCGCTCGAGAACTCATCTGAGCGATGTCCAAGCCGACCAAACAGACCGAGCCGTCGGTCGCCTCCATCACCCGACTCGAGTTCGACATCGAGTGGCCGCCCAAACACGCCGCCGCGTACCTGATAGAGGCTGACGCGCCAATCGTGATCGACGCGGGTGATCCAAGCGACCGCGCGAGTGAGACGATCCGTGAGACCCTCGCGACGAAGGGGTACGCCCCCTCGGACGTCGAGGCAGTCATCGTCACCCACCCCCACAGCGATCACATCGGACAGGTCCCCCTGCTTCGGGAGGCCGGTGCGACCATCTACGCGCCCCAACCCGTCCTCGAGCGACTCGAGCGCGACGGCGACGAGTTGGCCGCGGGCGTCAGTGAGGTCGGACAATCCGCTGGCTACCGCGGAGAGGCGATCGAACGCGAGATCGAACGCGCGCGAGACTCGTTGCAGCGAAATCGTCGGCTCCTCGCCCCGACGGAGGCGGTCGGTTTCGAGTTCGGCGAGGCGTTTACCGTCGGGGGCCTCCAGTTCGAGGCGGTTCACACCCCCGGCCACCAGCTCCATCACGCGAGTCTCGCGACGACGATCGGTGACCAGCGAATCCTGTTCAGCGGCGACGCACTCATCGAGCCGTTTCGTTCCGGCGCGATCCACGTCGGGATCGACCACGGCGCCTACGAGGCGATCGACGCGTTTCACGACGCGTTGGATCGCCTCGAGCCGTACTCGTTCGACAGCGTCTTCCCCGGCCACGGGCCCGTGTTCACGGATTTCGACCAGACGATCGAGTTCACGCGCAACGAACTCGAGTCGCTCACGGCCGAGACGCACGAAGCGATCGTGACCGTGGGGCCGGCCACGCCGATGGAGATCACGCGCCACCGAATGGGCGAGGTTCGCTATCCCGCCCAACTCCTCGACACTCTCGGCGCACTCGGGACGTTAGAGCGCCGCGGCCGCGTCGAACACGTCACTCGAGACGGCGTGCGGTCGTACGCGACGGTAAAGCCGACGCCGTAGCCGCCGTAGCCGGATCTGACACGGTGTCTCGACTCGACACTCATTTTTGCGTCTGCTCTCTGTGGGAGCTGTTGCAACGACCAGCACAATAGACTCAGATTCCAGTGCGCGAATAAAACTCGAGACAGATGCGATTCGGCGAAAATGTTAACAATTACCTTGTGTATAGTGTTGGCATGGCAACCGACATGGAGCCTGTCGACCAGTCACGTCGTTTTTACGACGACGGGATTTCGATCGGCGGGTTCGAAATTACCTCGGAGGACTTCTGGGGCTGGTTGACGATCCTGCCAGTGTTGGTCCTCTACACGCTCGTCGCACTGATACCGATCGGCTTCGCGTTCGTCGCATCGTTACACAACCTGCCGCTTTTGAACCCACAGTGGGAGTTCGTCGGGCTCGACAATTACATCGAGGTCTTCCAGATCGATCGGTTCTGGGGATCGATGTGGCGTGGCTTCGTGTTCATGGTCGGTTCGACGGTGATCCAGTTGGTCGTGGGCGTCTGGATGGCACTCGTCTTGAACAAGATATCGCGCGGCAGTCGGTTGCTGAGCACGCTCGTGTTCACGTCGTATCTGATCCCGACGATCATCGTCACCATGGTGTTCTTGTTCATGCTGGATCCCTACGACGGGGTACTCCACGCGGCGGGGACGCAACTCGGTCTCTGGGACGACTACTTGCTCGGGAACACGAGCCTCTCGATGACGGCGGTTATCCTCATCAGTAGCTGGAAGTTCTCGGCGTTCGTGACGCTGTTCACGCTCGCACAGTTGCAGTCCATTCCAGACCGGTTCTACGAGGCCGCGAAGGTCTGTGGGGCGACGACTTGGGAGATGTTCCGCGACATCACGCTGCCTCGACTCTACGGAGCGATCTTGGTCGTGATCTTCCTGCGCGCGGTGTTCATGTTCAACAAGTACGACATCATCTACCAGTTGACCCAGGGCGGACCGGGAAGTGCGACGACGACGATGCCGATTCTCGCCTACAGGGAGACGTTCGAACTCGGCGCGTACGGAATGGGTAACGCTGTTGCCATCGTTATGTTCCTGTTCTTGCTCGTGAGCGGGATCCTCTACTTGAAACACATGAACCCGAGCCAGGAGGTCCAAACATGAGTACCCAGACCGGCGGAGACGACACGCCTGACGAACCGTCCCTCGGCCGCTCGTTCCGCCTCTCGCACACCTACCGGAGCCTCATCTACCGAACGGGACTCTACGGCAGTATGACCGTCCTCTTCGTAATTTTGGGCTTCCCGATCTACTGGATGGCTCAGAACGCGTTCAAGACCCGTCTCGGGCTCCAAGAGGGGATTACGTTCTTCCCCACGCCGGACATCTTCACGGTCCAGCAGTTCGACGTGATCTTCAACCCGACTGTCGGTCGCTACCTCTTGAACAGCGTCATCGTCACGATCGGGGTCGTCGTGACCGTCATCGTCGTCTCCCTGATCGCGGGCTACGGCCTCGCCCGGTTCAACTACAAACACAAGGTCAAGACGGCGCGATTCTTGCTGGTCGGCTACATGTTCAGCCCGATCGTCCTCGCGATTCCGCTGTACCTCATCTGGGATACGCTCGGACTCCTGAACAGGTACGTCGGCCTCATCCTCGCACTGAGCGCGATGTCGATGCCGTTCGCCGTCTGGTTGATGTGGAAGTACATCCAGACCATCCCGGCCTCGATGGAGGAATCCGCGTGGGTCGCCGGCGCGCCGAGGTGGCGTGGCTTCCTCGACGTGATCGTCCCGCAGACGAAACCGGCGATGATCGCCAACTCGGTCTTCGCGTTCGCGATCGCCTGGGGCGACTTCACGTTCGCGTACATCCTCATGCCCGACGATTCGGCGACGACGTTCCCGCCGGGGATCTTCCGACTGTTTCACTCCTCGTGGGAAACCGGCTGGCCTGAGTTCATGGCCGTGAGCCTCCTCGTCTCACTGCCCGCACTCCTGTTCGCGTTCTTCCTCCAGTCGTACCTGCTGAAGGGCTTCAAGATTCGCGCACTCTGAGCACAGTCATTCGAACAGACGATCACACGACACAATCGACACAACCACACTAACACAACAAAATCATGGCAGCAATCACCATTCAGAACCTCACGAAACGATTCGGATCGCTCGTCGCCGTCGACGACTTCAGCCTCACCATCGAGGACGGCGAATTCATCACCCTCGTCGGCCCATCGGGCTGTGGGAAGACGACGACGCTTCGCTGCGTCGCCGGCCTCGAGAGCACGACCTCCGGCACGGTCATGTTCGGCGAACACGACGTTACCGACTACCCCGTCCAGCAGCGGGGAATCGCGTTGCTCTTCCAGGACATCGCGTTGTACCCACACATGACGGTCGAAGAGAACATCGGCTACCCGTTGAAACTCGAGGGCCAGAGCAAGGAACAGCGCAGCGAACGAGTTCGCGATGCCGCGGAGATGCTCCAGATCGAAGATCAACTCGAGAAACACCCGAGCGAACTCTCCGGGGGACAACAACAGCGCGTCGCGCTGGGGCGGTCCATCGTCAGGGAGCCCGCGATGTTCCTGTTCGACGAGCCGATGAGCGACCTCGACGCGAAGCTCAAACACGAATTGCGGCCGCTGTTCGCCGAAGTAACTGAGAAGGTCGGCTGTCCGACGATGTACGTCACCCACGATCAGGAAGAGGCGATGACGATGTCCGACCGTATCGCCGTGATGAACGACGGCGAACTCGAGCAGGTCGGGACGCCGAGGGAGGTCTACGACGAGCCACAATCGTCGTTCGTCGGGGAGTTCATCGGTCGACCGAACATGGAGTTCTTCGACGCCGACGTCTCTCGACAGAACGGAACGATGGATCTGTCGATCGGAGATACGGCCTATCAAATCGCCACCTCGGAGGCGTTAGCCCAGTACGAAGACGGAAACGTTCGAATCGGTATTCGACCACAGGACATCTCGGTTTCCTCGGATGCCGACGACGGACTCACCGGCGAACACGTCTTCGACGAGACGCTCGGCGATCAGACGCACAGCCTCTTCGACACGCCGCTGGGACGGCTCACCGTCGTGACGCCGCCGAAGTTCCGCGGAAACGGCCAGCAGTACGGCCTCGAGTTCGACACGAACGCGATGAAGGCGTTCGACCCGAAGAGCGGGCTTCGGATCGAGTAATTACCACTGCTCGATTTTCCGTCGTTCGTCGGCGAACGCGGTGAATACAGACGATATCTTTATAATGATTGTTAACAACAAGCACGGTATATGCCAGGTAGTGGTATACACAGGCGACAGGTACTGTCAGGCCTCGGCGTCGGAGCGGCCGGACTCTTCGCGGGGTGTCTCGGCGGCGGAGACGACGACGAACTACACATCCTCACCGATCTGACCGGCGGCGAGTGGGAAACGTACTGGGAGGAAGAGCTCATCCCGGGATTCGAGGAAGACTCGGACGTCCCGGTCAACATCGAGTACACGGGCTTACACGGGTCGGGCGAGCAACGGCTCGCGACGCTGTTACAATCCGGTGACGCACCCGAGTTCTATCACGGAACGACCTCCGAGTTCGGCGACCTGATCAACCAGGGGCTGACCAGACAGGTCGACGACGTGGTCGACGACCTCGAGGAGGAGTGGGGTGACGCGCTGTTCAAGTACACGCTCCAGCCGATGACCGGCGACCGCGACGAAGAGACGCACTCGATTCCCCACGGCGTCTACGTGGGTGGCTGTCTCAACTACCGAGCCGACGTGTACGAGGCGCTGGATCTCGAGGTGCCCGAAACCTGGGACGAACTCGTCGACAACGCCCAAGCCATCGACGAGTCGGACGAGTTCGAAGAGATGCGCGGGTTCGGCCTCGCCGGAGAGCCGGTCGGCAAATCCGGCTCGGACTTCGCTAATTGGCTCTACAACTCCGGCGGCGACGTCTGGCAGGAAAACGGCGACGGCGAACTCGAGTTGTGGTTCGACGAGGAACACGTGATGCCGGTGTTAGACGTCTTACTCGAGCTGTCGGAGTACTCACCGGACGCGTCGGCGATCGGCTGGGAGGACACCATCGAAGACTGGATCGGCGGCAGATACGGCCAGTGTTTCATGAACAACGCGTGGCTCTGTGGTCCAGCGTACGAGGCGGGCGCGGAGGACCTCGCCCTCGCAACCGAGCAAGCGCTGATACCGACTCGAGATGGTGCCGACCCGGTAACGCGAGGGTGGGTGCTCGTCAACGGGACGCCGATCATCGACGGCTCGAGCAACCCGGAGACCGCCGAGGAGTTCAAACGGTACATGTACGGGGCGGACAATCACGTCGAGGTCTCCCTGATGGAGCCGATGCGGTTCATCCCGCCCTACGAGGAGATCATCGACGACGACGAGTATCAGGAGGCGGAGATCTTCCAGGTCGAAGACGGGGCGTTCCTCGAGAAAAACGAGTTCATCATGGACGAGATCGTTCCCGAACTCGAGAGCCCGGAACTGCCCTCGAGCCCGGAGACGCTCCACGTCGGGACGTTCGACATCCCCGCAGAGTTGACCAACCGAGTGCTGGTCGACGGCGAGGATCCCGAAGAGGCCTACGAGTGGGCGGTCGGCGAGTACGAGACACGCTACGATGACGTCCAAGACCAAGCAAACTACTGACGCTCGCTCGAGGCGGAAGCGCCTCGCGCGTGCCTATCGCGATCATAGAGCGACTCCGCGGTCGTGACCGGTCGGACGACGAGCGTCCCGGCGAGACGATCACCTAATCTACGACCGGTCGGCGAGCGACGAACGACGAACCAGCCGAGGACGTAGCCGACGGGGAGCCAGTCGACGTATCGCAGGACGTTTCGAATTGCTGCATCGTGGACGGACAGGTGAGCGCCGTCTTCGCTAACGACGAGGAGTCCCATTCGCTTTTTCCCTGGCGTTCGGCCGTAGCGCCACTCGAAGCAAAACGTATAGCCGAGGTAGATCGGGACGAGCCCGACGAGGCTCAAGAGAAACGCACCGTTTCCGAGTGCCAGAAAGGCGTCCGTGAACGCGACCAGCAACACGGCCAGTATTGCCGTCTCGATAACGAAATAGCACACGGCGAGGTCGATTCCCGTCGCGATCGCTCGGCGTTTGAGCAACGACGGCGACGCCGACTCGAGGTCGGGGTCGGGCACTCGTTTGGTGGGAATCGAATCGAGCACTATTGCTCACCTGTATTAGCCACCGAGAGGCGTGTCGAGGTCCGCTCGTGGCCACGCTCGAGCGCCGGGTCGATTGCGATTGCGGAGTCGTTTCGTTCGCGTGCCGTGACGTCCATCAGTCTTCGGTGGTCGATGAGGTGTTCGATTGCGCCTCTGGCGTCTCAGTCTCTGCTTCGTCCTCGGACTCCGAAGCGCGAGAACCCTCTTCGGCTCGCTGTTCCTCGTAGTCGTGCAGTGATTTCATGCGCTTTACGAGGTCGACATCTTTTTTCTTCTGAAGGGAACGAACCCGGTAGCGGTAAGCCGGGTACGCGAGGATGATCCAGCCGAAGATGATCGCGAGGATCCAGCCGAGTTCGAGCGAGACGCCGGCCAAGAAGATCGACGACACGAGCGCACTCGAGACGGCGACAACTTTCAGTACCGGTCGTGGCAGTTTGTAGATCGAGTACTCGTAGCGACGCTCGAAGCGCTTCGGCAGGTTCCACAGCGCGACGGCACTGATGATCGCGCCGATCATCGACGTGATCGACAGAACCGCGGCCATGATGACGGGCGTCGTCGAGCTAATCGGCGGCACCATAAGCAACGCCGGGACGGCGAGCAACAAGATCGCTCGGTGTGGCGTCTGGTACTTCGGGTGAAGTTTCGCGAAGAACAGCGGAATTGCCTCGTCTCGAGCCGCTCGCATGAGCTGTCTCGAGTAGGCGGTATAGAGCGTGTTGAGCGAGGTGAACGCCCCGACGACGGCGGCGAAGGCGACGAAGTAGGCACCGCCGGTCGGCAGGAACTCGAAGGCCGCGTACGCGACGCCGGCATCCCGATTCTCGATGTAGAAGTCGAGCGGAACGACGCCGACGGCGACGACGACGAGGAGCACCATGAGCCCGATCGAAATCACGGCGCTGAGTCCTAACACCCTGGGAATGTTCTTCACCGGATCCTCGAGTTCCTCACCTAAGTCGGTCGCGAGGTTGAACCCGTGCATCGCGATCGATAACGAGACGATCGCGAGGAAGAACGCACCCGTTCCGGATTCGAACATACCCGTGTAGTTCGCGGTGTCGATGTAGAGCGATCCCGGCACGATAAAGAGCAACATGCCGCCGATAATGATCGAGACGAGGACGATCTGAACCTGCGTCACGATCCGGATGCCCAGAATGTTCAGGATGATGAACGGAATCATGACGGCGTACATCAACGCCCACATCGGGATCCAATCGAACGTCGGGAAAAAGCGCATGAACTCGGCGAACCCGAACGCGAGGTACAGTTGACCGAGCCAGATCGAGGGGATGACGATCCACGGGAGTAAGAATCCGAAGAACGGACTGATCAGCCTCGAGCCGTAAACGTAACTCCCACCCGCCGCGGGCATCGCGCCACCGATTTGGAGCGTGCTGAGGATGCTGAAGGTTACCGGCAGGATGACGAGCATCATGGCGATGGCGACCTCCGGTCCGAGGCCGTCGTCGGCGATCAGGTGAGCCGGTAACAGGAACGCCGTCATCGCGATGACGTTGCCGACGAGGAGTAACGTGCCCCCGAAGAGACCGATCTTCTCGTCGATAATCTTGAACTCTGCGTTAGACATGGGTATCGACACACTCCACGTTACTTCCCGTGACGTTCACGCCAACAACGCCCTCCAACGGCGGTCGGTTTCGCATTTTCTGTCGTCGAGGAACCGACGTCCTTCGAGACGGCCAGTCGAGTCGAGCGTCTCGTCTTCCGTTTCGGCTAGATCCCAATCGAATAGTCGGCTGTCTGACTATATTCACCCACGTATCCATGGCAAGAATATTCGATCCGAGTGCCGTAAATCTAGTGGTTGGTTATCACGGTTGATAGTAACGTGAATGGTGTTCACACTCAATGTGCTTCGACGTTACGCACGTAAACGGTGTGGTCGATGGCGTTAACGGTGAGTGAACGCGTCCTCGACGAATCCGACTCCCGACTCTCACACTCAGTGTCTCGTGGGTAGCGATTCAGGTGTACGCTTGCATGTCGGTCAGTTCGTAGCCGACGACCAGTTTCTGAATTTCGGTGGTGCCGTCCGGAATGGTCATCGTCCGCGCATCTCGGTAGTAGCGCTCGAGCGGGTACTCCGTCGAGAGGCCGTTCCCGCCGTAGATCTGCATGGCGTCGTCGGCGACGTCGACCGATTTCTCGCAGACCCACCCCTTCGAGAGTGAGGAGAGCATTCGGGCGTCCGGGTCTCCGGCGTCGATCTTCTGGGCGGTGTGACGCGTCAGGAGTCGCCCCGTCTCGAGGCCGGCACGGATATTGTAGAGCTTTTCCTGGATAAGCTGGTGCTGGCCGATGGGTTTTTCGAAGACCTCCCGATCGGTCGCGTACGCGAGTGCGGCCTCGTAGGCGGCTTGCATGATGCCCACGGAGATGGCGGCCATTCCGTTTCGCATCGAGGCGAACATCGTGTTCAAGGGGTTTCCGCCGGCACCACCGCCCGTCGCGAACGACGACTCGCTCGGATCCATTCGACCGTCGCTCATCGCCTCCATCACCGCTCGAGAGAGTTTGTTCTCCTGTGGAATGCGACACTCGTCGAAGAAGAGTTGGCCCGTCGGTGAGCCCTTCCAGCCGAGTTTCTCGAGCGGTCTGGTCTCGAAGCCGGCGGTCTTCTGGTCGACGAGGAACATGTCCCGTTGGTCGTGTTCGTCGTCCCAGGCGACGACAAGCGCGATATCGGCGATGGGGGCGTTCGACACCCACGTCTTCTCGCCGGTGATGACGTACTCGTCGCCGTCTTTAGTCGCGGTCGTGTTCGGCACCTTGGTATCCGACCCGCCCGCCGGTTCCGTGATCGCGAAACAACCGATGAGTCGGTCGGTCTCCCACTCCTCGGCGTAGGCCTCGCGCGTTCGCTCGGAGAAGATTTCGAACATCGTCACCGGTAGCGA includes:
- the rdfA gene encoding rod-determining factor RdfA codes for the protein MGEDESGRRRTKVERIIDEYGLEEWGARLEAEWIGDGTERTSLRDLADLFNRAVLRAALIDAGESVTDADVGHLYETLTDDSVPRSDTVRKRRDLERSGIDVEALQSHFVTHQAVHTYLTSVRDAALPDEDPTDRLERKRTTIERLSGRTQVVTDATLEELVTADRLTDRSYEVFVNVRVVCENCGSDYPIVDLLERGGCDCEPAGST
- a CDS encoding ABC transporter ATP-binding protein, which encodes MAAITIQNLTKRFGSLVAVDDFSLTIEDGEFITLVGPSGCGKTTTLRCVAGLESTTSGTVMFGEHDVTDYPVQQRGIALLFQDIALYPHMTVEENIGYPLKLEGQSKEQRSERVRDAAEMLQIEDQLEKHPSELSGGQQQRVALGRSIVREPAMFLFDEPMSDLDAKLKHELRPLFAEVTEKVGCPTMYVTHDQEEAMTMSDRIAVMNDGELEQVGTPREVYDEPQSSFVGEFIGRPNMEFFDADVSRQNGTMDLSIGDTAYQIATSEALAQYEDGNVRIGIRPQDISVSSDADDGLTGEHVFDETLGDQTHSLFDTPLGRLTVVTPPKFRGNGQQYGLEFDTNAMKAFDPKSGLRIE
- a CDS encoding carbohydrate ABC transporter permease, which encodes MSTQTGGDDTPDEPSLGRSFRLSHTYRSLIYRTGLYGSMTVLFVILGFPIYWMAQNAFKTRLGLQEGITFFPTPDIFTVQQFDVIFNPTVGRYLLNSVIVTIGVVVTVIVVSLIAGYGLARFNYKHKVKTARFLLVGYMFSPIVLAIPLYLIWDTLGLLNRYVGLILALSAMSMPFAVWLMWKYIQTIPASMEESAWVAGAPRWRGFLDVIVPQTKPAMIANSVFAFAIAWGDFTFAYILMPDDSATTFPPGIFRLFHSSWETGWPEFMAVSLLVSLPALLFAFFLQSYLLKGFKIRAL
- a CDS encoding acyl-CoA dehydrogenase family protein, with protein sequence MDFSEPSEAVQITQALDDFIDQEVSPLESEYEEFLGPDYEKHIVDENHRQVPEYRDIVETIRKKSVEAGFYGMTMPEEAGGGDVDILTRAIVGEHMSNRPPGFHSAIFGGAGGPTPILLACDEDQREEYLKPLMDGEITTCFALTEPGHGSDAHYMDTTAEKDGDEWVISGQKCFITNGPYADFVMVFARTSGEDGDLGGITCFLVDADNPGFEVGTIHRSMGMTPGTHSELYFNDCRVGEDKVLGEVDRGFQSAMDWIGGGRINIAAGSVGTAQFLLDMSVEYARERETFDKPIGHRQGVSFQLAELATDIEQVRQLYRYAAWKMDEGERARKEESMAKLRGAQLANDAADIAMQVHGGAGFMKELPIERNYRSARVFRIFEGTDEIQKRTIARELI
- a CDS encoding RDD family protein; protein product: MLDSIPTKRVPDPDLESASPSLLKRRAIATGIDLAVCYFVIETAILAVLLVAFTDAFLALGNGAFLLSLVGLVPIYLGYTFCFEWRYGRTPGKKRMGLLVVSEDGAHLSVHDAAIRNVLRYVDWLPVGYVLGWFVVRRSPTGRRLGDRLAGTLVVRPVTTAESLYDRDRHARGASASSERQ
- a CDS encoding carbohydrate ABC transporter permease, giving the protein MATDMEPVDQSRRFYDDGISIGGFEITSEDFWGWLTILPVLVLYTLVALIPIGFAFVASLHNLPLLNPQWEFVGLDNYIEVFQIDRFWGSMWRGFVFMVGSTVIQLVVGVWMALVLNKISRGSRLLSTLVFTSYLIPTIIVTMVFLFMLDPYDGVLHAAGTQLGLWDDYLLGNTSLSMTAVILISSWKFSAFVTLFTLAQLQSIPDRFYEAAKVCGATTWEMFRDITLPRLYGAILVVIFLRAVFMFNKYDIIYQLTQGGPGSATTTMPILAYRETFELGAYGMGNAVAIVMFLFLLVSGILYLKHMNPSQEVQT
- a CDS encoding IclR family transcriptional regulator, producing the protein MTIQGTDEVDRVQAVVKTLDILEALWQAEGAGVTELTERTGLPKSTVHAHLTTLSSKGYVVQDGTDYRLSLRFLSFGEHVKHAEPLHAASETPLEDLAEWTGERVLCSTVQNGLGTIIRACDGERSVSSSITVGTPTYLHCSAGGKAMLAHFESHRVSRIVEGWGLPAFTEETITDRETLEIELETIRETGIAYSHGEYLPGISAVGAPVLSNEGEVHGAITVAGPQHRLENEWEHDELHNQLLSAANTVEVNLLFSE
- a CDS encoding MBL fold metallo-hydrolase; the protein is MSKPTKQTEPSVASITRLEFDIEWPPKHAAAYLIEADAPIVIDAGDPSDRASETIRETLATKGYAPSDVEAVIVTHPHSDHIGQVPLLREAGATIYAPQPVLERLERDGDELAAGVSEVGQSAGYRGEAIEREIERARDSLQRNRRLLAPTEAVGFEFGEAFTVGGLQFEAVHTPGHQLHHASLATTIGDQRILFSGDALIEPFRSGAIHVGIDHGAYEAIDAFHDALDRLEPYSFDSVFPGHGPVFTDFDQTIEFTRNELESLTAETHEAIVTVGPATPMEITRHRMGEVRYPAQLLDTLGALGTLERRGRVEHVTRDGVRSYATVKPTP
- a CDS encoding ABC transporter substrate-binding protein, producing MPGSGIHRRQVLSGLGVGAAGLFAGCLGGGDDDELHILTDLTGGEWETYWEEELIPGFEEDSDVPVNIEYTGLHGSGEQRLATLLQSGDAPEFYHGTTSEFGDLINQGLTRQVDDVVDDLEEEWGDALFKYTLQPMTGDRDEETHSIPHGVYVGGCLNYRADVYEALDLEVPETWDELVDNAQAIDESDEFEEMRGFGLAGEPVGKSGSDFANWLYNSGGDVWQENGDGELELWFDEEHVMPVLDVLLELSEYSPDASAIGWEDTIEDWIGGRYGQCFMNNAWLCGPAYEAGAEDLALATEQALIPTRDGADPVTRGWVLVNGTPIIDGSSNPETAEEFKRYMYGADNHVEVSLMEPMRFIPPYEEIIDDDEYQEAEIFQVEDGAFLEKNEFIMDEIVPELESPELPSSPETLHVGTFDIPAELTNRVLVDGEDPEEAYEWAVGEYETRYDDVQDQANY